The following proteins are encoded in a genomic region of Cricetulus griseus strain 17A/GY chromosome 7, alternate assembly CriGri-PICRH-1.0, whole genome shotgun sequence:
- the LOC100763175 gene encoding cytochrome b-c1 complex subunit 8 isoform X2: protein MGREFGNLTRMRHVISYSLSPFEQRAFPHFFSKGIPNVLRRTRERILRVAPPFVLLYLIYTWGNQEFERSKRKNPAKYANDK, encoded by the exons ATGGGCCGCGAGTTTGGGAATCTGACGCGGATGCGGCACGTGATCTCCTACAGCTTGTCACCCTTCGAGCAGCGCGCCTTCCCGCACTTCTTCAGCAAAGGCATCCCCAACGTGCTGCGCCGCACTCGCGAGCGCATCCTGCGCGTGGCGCCGC CATTTGTGTTGCTTTATCTGATCTACACGTGGGGGAACCAGGAGTTTGAGCGGTCCAAAAGGAAGAATCCAGCCAAGTACGCAAACGACAAGTGA
- the Gdf9 gene encoding growth/differentiation factor 9 isoform X2 has translation MVFFNLSRLKVLSDRRGEAPKLQPDSRALYYMKKLYKTYATKEGVPKPSRSHLYNTVRLFSPYVKQEPAPGNQVTGPLPMVDLLFNLDRVTAMEHLLKSVLLYTLNNSAASSSTVTCVWDLVVKEPTMPSGKAPPRVPYSFTLKKHKWIEMDVTSLLQPLVASSERSIHMSVNFTCTKDQAPEDGVFNMPLSVPPSLILYLNDTSAQAYHSWHSLHSTWRPSQHPGQDSVAAHPVKEEAMEVERSARHRRGQKAVSLEAKKPHLTASFNLSEYFKQFLFPQNECELHDFRLSFSQLKWDNWIVAPHRYNPRYCKGDCPRAVRHRYGSPVHTMVQNIIYEKLDPSVPRPSCVPGKYSPLSVLTIEPDGSIAYKEYEDMIATRCTCR, from the exons ATGGTATTTTTTAATTTGTCAAGATTAAAG GTCCTGTCTGATAGGCGTGGTGAGGCCCCTAAGCTGCAGCCCGACTCCAGAGCACTCTACTACATGAAAAAACTCTATAAGACGTATGCTACCAAGGAAGGGGTTCCTAAACCCAGCAGAAGTCACCTCTACAACACTGTTCGGCTCTTCAGCCCCTATGTCAAGCAAGAGCCAGCTCCTGGCAACCAGGTGACAG GACCCCTGCCGATGGTGGACTTGCTGTTTAACCTGGATCGGGTGACTGCCATGGAACACTTACTCAAGTCAGTCTTGCTATACACTCTGAACAACTCAGCTGCTTCTTCCTCCACTGTGACCTGTGTGTGGGACCTGGTAGTAAAAGAGCCCACCATGCCTTCTGGCAAGGCTCCCCCTAGAGTGCCATACTCATTTACcttgaagaaacacaaatggattGAGATGGATGTGACCTCCCTCCTTCAGCCCCTGGTGGCCTCCAGTGAGAGAAGCATTCACATGTCTGTCAATTTTACATGCACAAAAGACCAGGCCCCAGAGGACGGTGTGTTTAACATGCCTCTGTCAGTGCCCCCCTCACTCATCTTATATCTCAATGACACCAGTGCTCAGGCCTATCATTCATGGCACTCTCTTCACTCCACCTGGAGGCCTTCACAGCATCCTGGCCAGGACAGTGTGGCTGCCCATCCTGTGAAAGAAGAGGCTATGGAGGTCGAAAGATCTGCCCGGCACCGACGAGGACAGAAAGCCGTCAGTTTAGAAGCCAAAAAGCCACATCTTACAGCATCCTTCAATCTCAGTGAATATTTCAAACAGTTTCTTTTTCCCCAAAATGAGTGTGAACTCCATGACTTCAGACTGAGTTTTAGTCAGCTCAAATGGGATAACTGGATTGTGGCCCCACACAGATACAACCCTAGGTACTGTAAAGGGGACTGTCCCAGGGCAGTCAGGCATCGGTATGGCTCTCCTGTGCACACCATGGTCCAGAATATCATCTATGAGAAGCTGGATCCCTCGGTGCCAAGGCCTTCATGTGTGCCTGGCAAATACAGCCCCTTGAGCGTGTTGACCATCGAACCTGATGGCTCCATTGCTTATAAAGAGTACGAAGATATGATAGCTACTAGGTGTACCTGTCGTTAG
- the Gdf9 gene encoding growth/differentiation factor 9 isoform X1, which yields MALPSKVLFGFCCFAWLCFLTSLSSQASRGEAQTRASAALESEADPWSLLLPVEETDRSGLLPPLFKVLSDRRGEAPKLQPDSRALYYMKKLYKTYATKEGVPKPSRSHLYNTVRLFSPYVKQEPAPGNQVTGPLPMVDLLFNLDRVTAMEHLLKSVLLYTLNNSAASSSTVTCVWDLVVKEPTMPSGKAPPRVPYSFTLKKHKWIEMDVTSLLQPLVASSERSIHMSVNFTCTKDQAPEDGVFNMPLSVPPSLILYLNDTSAQAYHSWHSLHSTWRPSQHPGQDSVAAHPVKEEAMEVERSARHRRGQKAVSLEAKKPHLTASFNLSEYFKQFLFPQNECELHDFRLSFSQLKWDNWIVAPHRYNPRYCKGDCPRAVRHRYGSPVHTMVQNIIYEKLDPSVPRPSCVPGKYSPLSVLTIEPDGSIAYKEYEDMIATRCTCR from the exons ATGGCACTTCCCAGCAAAGTCCTGTTTGGATTTTGCTGCTTTGCCTGGCTATGTTTTCTCACTAGCCTCAGCTCTCAGGCTTCTAGGGGAGAAGCCCAGACCAGAGCCAGTGCAGCTTTGGAGTCTGAGGCAGATCCTTGGTCCTTGCTGCTGCCTGTAGAAGAGACCGACAGGTCAGGCCTCTTGCCTCCCCTCTTTAAGGTCCTGTCTGATAGGCGTGGTGAGGCCCCTAAGCTGCAGCCCGACTCCAGAGCACTCTACTACATGAAAAAACTCTATAAGACGTATGCTACCAAGGAAGGGGTTCCTAAACCCAGCAGAAGTCACCTCTACAACACTGTTCGGCTCTTCAGCCCCTATGTCAAGCAAGAGCCAGCTCCTGGCAACCAGGTGACAG GACCCCTGCCGATGGTGGACTTGCTGTTTAACCTGGATCGGGTGACTGCCATGGAACACTTACTCAAGTCAGTCTTGCTATACACTCTGAACAACTCAGCTGCTTCTTCCTCCACTGTGACCTGTGTGTGGGACCTGGTAGTAAAAGAGCCCACCATGCCTTCTGGCAAGGCTCCCCCTAGAGTGCCATACTCATTTACcttgaagaaacacaaatggattGAGATGGATGTGACCTCCCTCCTTCAGCCCCTGGTGGCCTCCAGTGAGAGAAGCATTCACATGTCTGTCAATTTTACATGCACAAAAGACCAGGCCCCAGAGGACGGTGTGTTTAACATGCCTCTGTCAGTGCCCCCCTCACTCATCTTATATCTCAATGACACCAGTGCTCAGGCCTATCATTCATGGCACTCTCTTCACTCCACCTGGAGGCCTTCACAGCATCCTGGCCAGGACAGTGTGGCTGCCCATCCTGTGAAAGAAGAGGCTATGGAGGTCGAAAGATCTGCCCGGCACCGACGAGGACAGAAAGCCGTCAGTTTAGAAGCCAAAAAGCCACATCTTACAGCATCCTTCAATCTCAGTGAATATTTCAAACAGTTTCTTTTTCCCCAAAATGAGTGTGAACTCCATGACTTCAGACTGAGTTTTAGTCAGCTCAAATGGGATAACTGGATTGTGGCCCCACACAGATACAACCCTAGGTACTGTAAAGGGGACTGTCCCAGGGCAGTCAGGCATCGGTATGGCTCTCCTGTGCACACCATGGTCCAGAATATCATCTATGAGAAGCTGGATCCCTCGGTGCCAAGGCCTTCATGTGTGCCTGGCAAATACAGCCCCTTGAGCGTGTTGACCATCGAACCTGATGGCTCCATTGCTTATAAAGAGTACGAAGATATGATAGCTACTAGGTGTACCTGTCGTTAG
- the Gdf9 gene encoding growth/differentiation factor 9 isoform X3, which yields MKKLYKTYATKEGVPKPSRSHLYNTVRLFSPYVKQEPAPGNQVTGPLPMVDLLFNLDRVTAMEHLLKSVLLYTLNNSAASSSTVTCVWDLVVKEPTMPSGKAPPRVPYSFTLKKHKWIEMDVTSLLQPLVASSERSIHMSVNFTCTKDQAPEDGVFNMPLSVPPSLILYLNDTSAQAYHSWHSLHSTWRPSQHPGQDSVAAHPVKEEAMEVERSARHRRGQKAVSLEAKKPHLTASFNLSEYFKQFLFPQNECELHDFRLSFSQLKWDNWIVAPHRYNPRYCKGDCPRAVRHRYGSPVHTMVQNIIYEKLDPSVPRPSCVPGKYSPLSVLTIEPDGSIAYKEYEDMIATRCTCR from the exons ATGAAAAAACTCTATAAGACGTATGCTACCAAGGAAGGGGTTCCTAAACCCAGCAGAAGTCACCTCTACAACACTGTTCGGCTCTTCAGCCCCTATGTCAAGCAAGAGCCAGCTCCTGGCAACCAGGTGACAG GACCCCTGCCGATGGTGGACTTGCTGTTTAACCTGGATCGGGTGACTGCCATGGAACACTTACTCAAGTCAGTCTTGCTATACACTCTGAACAACTCAGCTGCTTCTTCCTCCACTGTGACCTGTGTGTGGGACCTGGTAGTAAAAGAGCCCACCATGCCTTCTGGCAAGGCTCCCCCTAGAGTGCCATACTCATTTACcttgaagaaacacaaatggattGAGATGGATGTGACCTCCCTCCTTCAGCCCCTGGTGGCCTCCAGTGAGAGAAGCATTCACATGTCTGTCAATTTTACATGCACAAAAGACCAGGCCCCAGAGGACGGTGTGTTTAACATGCCTCTGTCAGTGCCCCCCTCACTCATCTTATATCTCAATGACACCAGTGCTCAGGCCTATCATTCATGGCACTCTCTTCACTCCACCTGGAGGCCTTCACAGCATCCTGGCCAGGACAGTGTGGCTGCCCATCCTGTGAAAGAAGAGGCTATGGAGGTCGAAAGATCTGCCCGGCACCGACGAGGACAGAAAGCCGTCAGTTTAGAAGCCAAAAAGCCACATCTTACAGCATCCTTCAATCTCAGTGAATATTTCAAACAGTTTCTTTTTCCCCAAAATGAGTGTGAACTCCATGACTTCAGACTGAGTTTTAGTCAGCTCAAATGGGATAACTGGATTGTGGCCCCACACAGATACAACCCTAGGTACTGTAAAGGGGACTGTCCCAGGGCAGTCAGGCATCGGTATGGCTCTCCTGTGCACACCATGGTCCAGAATATCATCTATGAGAAGCTGGATCCCTCGGTGCCAAGGCCTTCATGTGTGCCTGGCAAATACAGCCCCTTGAGCGTGTTGACCATCGAACCTGATGGCTCCATTGCTTATAAAGAGTACGAAGATATGATAGCTACTAGGTGTACCTGTCGTTAG